One region of Agrobacterium tumefaciens genomic DNA includes:
- a CDS encoding LysR family transcriptional regulator, producing MISIYKSKYLKVRAMTVTFRQPLPLLDNDILRTFVAIAETGNFSTAAEVVFRTPSAVSMQIKKLEEQLKTTLFLRDARSVTLTAHGETLLTYARRMIALSNEAVSRFVMPELSGVVRLGAPEDIGERGLLPGILKRFAEVFPGIMIDVTIDSSSNLYKRMDERRLDLALVNCASHPLRDTGEVLMRERLVWAGAKCGTAYLRDPLPISIWEEGCIWRSEAINSLEKRGRNFRVAYLSGHTMAQRAAIAADLAIAPLPRSYVQNDMVILSDKEGLPELGYFDIRLITGERPSRPILAVAESIRNAFVEVAKAA from the coding sequence ATGATATCCATCTATAAATCAAAATATTTGAAGGTTCGTGCCATGACCGTAACTTTCCGCCAACCGCTGCCGCTGCTGGATAACGACATTCTGAGAACCTTCGTCGCGATTGCCGAGACCGGGAACTTCTCCACCGCTGCAGAGGTGGTGTTCAGAACGCCGTCCGCCGTTTCCATGCAGATAAAGAAGCTGGAGGAACAGCTGAAGACGACGTTGTTCCTGCGCGATGCCCGCTCGGTGACTTTGACGGCGCATGGCGAAACGCTTCTTACCTATGCGCGCCGCATGATCGCGCTGTCTAACGAGGCCGTGTCGCGTTTCGTCATGCCTGAACTGTCTGGCGTCGTCAGGCTCGGTGCGCCGGAAGATATTGGCGAGCGCGGTTTGCTCCCGGGTATCCTCAAGCGTTTTGCCGAGGTTTTCCCCGGCATCATGATCGATGTCACGATCGATTCCAGTTCCAATCTCTACAAGCGCATGGATGAACGGCGGCTGGATCTGGCACTGGTCAACTGTGCGTCGCATCCGCTGCGGGATACGGGCGAGGTGCTGATGCGCGAACGTCTCGTCTGGGCCGGGGCGAAATGCGGTACGGCCTATCTGCGCGATCCGCTGCCCATATCGATCTGGGAAGAGGGCTGCATCTGGCGTTCGGAAGCGATCAACTCGCTTGAAAAGCGAGGTCGCAATTTCCGCGTGGCCTATCTCAGCGGCCATACCATGGCGCAGCGCGCAGCAATTGCCGCCGATCTCGCCATCGCGCCCCTGCCGCGCTCCTATGTGCAGAACGACATGGTCATTCTGAGCGACAAGGAAGGCCTGCCGGAACTTGGTTATTTCGATATTCGCCTGATCACGGGCGAAAGACCCTCGCGCCCCATCCTTGCGGTCGCGGAAAGCATCCGCAACGCCTTTGTCGAGGTCGCCAAGGCGGCCTGA
- a CDS encoding DUF1127 domain-containing protein, translating into MAMIHYHPAASRSSQRPSTGSWLQRLSGQISALHTSWKRARMLRALEGLPPETLKDIGWPTTDSNRIRVVRK; encoded by the coding sequence ATGGCCATGATACATTATCACCCCGCAGCGAGCCGTTCATCGCAACGCCCCTCGACCGGTAGCTGGCTCCAGCGCCTGTCCGGCCAGATTTCCGCTCTCCATACGTCATGGAAGCGCGCAAGAATGCTCCGCGCGCTGGAAGGTTTGCCGCCTGAAACATTGAAGGACATTGGATGGCCGACAACCGACAGCAATCGCATCAGGGTCGTCCGCAAATGA
- a CDS encoding methylenetetrahydrofolate reductase, with amino-acid sequence MIRKRTKFKLHDISTSPAIAASIEASPAQVLGPASLAGIFPQGVRVYLTDTGQASQDRLVDAAKHLRDLGYTPVPHLAARRISSRVQFEEQVKRLAGEAGVSDVLVVGGGVATPAGPFTSSMDMLSTGIFDRCGINQIAIAGHPEGSPDFSDETATAALKLKYDFAERSDAAMRIVTQFGFDPARFIAWAEGLAASGIDLPVHIGVSGPARITTLLKYAALCGVGNSIAYLKKNAFSLTTLAKGHSPESVVGPIERHWQANPAGPIRQIHVFPFGGLQNSADWLAGRGSWQIGDADFSARRGTVAI; translated from the coding sequence ATGATAAGGAAAAGGACCAAATTCAAATTGCACGATATCTCGACCTCTCCCGCCATTGCCGCCTCCATTGAAGCCTCACCCGCACAGGTGCTCGGCCCGGCAAGTCTTGCCGGTATCTTTCCACAGGGCGTGCGTGTTTATCTGACAGACACCGGACAGGCCTCGCAGGACAGGCTGGTCGACGCTGCAAAACACCTCCGCGATCTCGGCTACACACCAGTGCCGCATCTCGCGGCACGGCGCATATCGTCTCGCGTGCAATTCGAGGAGCAGGTGAAGCGGCTGGCGGGCGAAGCGGGTGTGTCGGATGTGCTGGTAGTCGGCGGTGGCGTCGCGACGCCGGCTGGACCCTTCACATCCAGCATGGATATGCTGTCGACCGGCATCTTCGATCGCTGCGGGATCAATCAGATTGCAATCGCCGGCCATCCCGAAGGCAGCCCCGATTTCAGCGATGAGACGGCGACGGCCGCCTTGAAGTTGAAGTATGATTTTGCCGAAAGAAGCGATGCAGCAATGCGCATCGTCACCCAGTTCGGCTTCGACCCCGCGCGCTTCATCGCTTGGGCGGAAGGACTTGCCGCCTCCGGCATCGACTTGCCGGTGCATATCGGCGTCTCCGGTCCGGCCAGGATCACGACGCTGCTGAAATATGCAGCACTCTGCGGCGTCGGCAATTCCATTGCCTATCTGAAAAAGAACGCGTTCTCCCTGACGACGCTGGCCAAGGGCCATTCACCGGAAAGCGTGGTCGGCCCTATCGAACGGCACTGGCAGGCAAATCCCGCAGGGCCGATCCGGCAAATACACGTTTTCCCATTTGGTGGGCTACAGAATTCGGCAGACTGGCTGGCCGGTCGTGGAAGCTGGCAAATCGGCGATGCGGACTTTTCCGCAAGGCGGGGCACGGTAGCGATCTAG
- a CDS encoding NAD(P)H-hydrate dehydratase — translation MKSLLNLSLIDPAVMARIDAASGQSGIPLYDLMERAGQAVAASALRHYPDALRFVVLCGGGNNGGDGYVAARSLVQSGATVAVHHLGHVTAMKGDARTAFEGSGVTALPLGDYVPMAGDVVIDAVFGAGLSREIPSELRRVIDAVTQAAVPVLAVDLPSGLCGRRGVPLGASFKAVRTVTFMARKPGHLLMPGRELCGTLEVFDIGIPSRILAAHAGSVAENDPLVWRDALPRSEMETHKFRRGHLTVFSGPPHATGASRMTAIAALKAGAGIVTIAAPKQALDVLSVTLTAVMSSGLDDADDLRHWLDDKRHGAFVLGPGFGDLEKARQFVSLLGEKMVVLDADAITAFKDCPETLFDRMISGAGKFVLTPHEGEFARLFPALAADTSLSKIEKAQTASARSGAVLVYKGADTVIAAPDGRALVNTNAPSSLATAGSGDVLAGIIGALLAQGTPAFEAAAAGVWLHGEAGSRAGVSMTAEDLAHAVRPFA, via the coding sequence ATGAAATCCCTATTGAATCTCTCTCTTATCGACCCTGCCGTGATGGCCCGCATCGATGCGGCCTCAGGCCAATCCGGCATTCCCCTATACGATCTTATGGAGCGGGCAGGGCAGGCGGTCGCTGCTTCGGCCCTTCGCCACTATCCGGACGCGCTGCGTTTCGTCGTGCTCTGCGGAGGCGGCAATAATGGCGGTGATGGTTACGTTGCGGCACGCTCGCTTGTGCAAAGCGGGGCGACAGTTGCGGTTCATCATCTTGGCCACGTCACGGCCATGAAAGGCGATGCCCGCACGGCTTTCGAGGGCAGCGGCGTCACAGCCCTGCCGCTTGGCGACTATGTGCCCATGGCGGGTGACGTGGTGATTGACGCAGTGTTCGGTGCCGGATTGTCCCGCGAGATTCCGTCGGAGCTTCGGCGCGTGATCGATGCGGTGACGCAGGCAGCCGTGCCGGTTCTCGCCGTCGATCTGCCGTCTGGTCTTTGCGGCAGGAGGGGCGTGCCTCTGGGCGCATCGTTCAAGGCGGTGCGAACCGTAACCTTCATGGCGCGAAAACCCGGCCATCTGTTGATGCCGGGGCGGGAACTGTGCGGGACGCTTGAGGTGTTCGATATCGGCATCCCCTCCCGTATTCTCGCCGCTCATGCGGGATCGGTTGCGGAAAACGATCCACTTGTCTGGCGCGACGCCTTGCCCCGCTCCGAAATGGAAACGCATAAATTCCGCCGTGGGCATCTGACCGTCTTTTCCGGACCGCCACATGCGACGGGAGCAAGCCGCATGACGGCAATTGCAGCGCTGAAGGCGGGGGCGGGCATCGTCACCATCGCCGCGCCGAAGCAGGCGCTCGACGTGCTTTCGGTGACATTGACGGCGGTTATGAGCTCCGGTCTGGATGATGCGGACGATCTGCGCCACTGGCTGGACGACAAACGCCACGGCGCTTTCGTCCTCGGTCCCGGTTTCGGCGATCTCGAAAAGGCGCGGCAATTCGTGTCCCTGCTCGGGGAAAAGATGGTGGTGCTGGATGCCGATGCGATCACCGCTTTCAAGGACTGCCCGGAAACCCTGTTCGACCGGATGATTTCAGGCGCGGGGAAATTCGTATTGACGCCGCATGAGGGCGAGTTTGCTCGGCTCTTTCCCGCTCTCGCCGCTGACACGTCACTGAGCAAGATCGAGAAGGCGCAGACCGCATCGGCGCGCAGCGGCGCAGTGCTGGTCTACAAGGGGGCGGATACGGTCATCGCCGCGCCGGACGGCCGCGCGCTGGTCAATACCAATGCGCCGTCGAGCCTTGCGACGGCGGGGTCAGGCGATGTGCTGGCTGGCATCATCGGCGCATTGCTTGCGCAGGGAACGCCTGCCTTTGAGGCTGCCGCTGCCGGTGTCTGGCTGCATGGCGAGGCGGGCAGCAGGGCGGGTGTAAGTATGACGGCAGAGGATCTCGCCCACGCGGTGCGGCCGTTTGCGTGA
- a CDS encoding GlxA family transcriptional regulator → MSRNSQKKRSIVFFLIPQFTMLPFAAAVETLRIANRMLGYQAYEWRLASLDGQKVMSSSGICLEVDTCLADERRYVSGENRVEMAIICSGIDVDQHINKSVNAWLREAYNRGIAIGSLCTAAHILAQAGLLNGKRCAIHWENLPGFSEAFPQVEVYADLFEVDSNIYTCAGGTASLDMMLSLIGQDFGENLVNRVCEQQLTDRVRSPNDRQRLPLRARLGVQNSKVLSIIELMEGNLSEPLSLLDIADAADLSRRQVERLFRQEMGRSPARYYLEIRLDRARHLLVQSAMPVVEVAVACGFVSASHFSKCYREIYNRTPQQERAERKLLISASRMATASQGKAAH, encoded by the coding sequence ATGAGCAGGAACTCCCAGAAGAAACGCTCAATCGTCTTTTTTCTCATTCCGCAATTTACCATGCTGCCGTTCGCCGCAGCGGTTGAAACGCTTCGCATCGCCAATCGCATGCTGGGCTATCAGGCTTACGAATGGCGCCTCGCCTCGCTCGACGGCCAGAAGGTCATGTCATCAAGCGGCATCTGTCTTGAGGTCGACACCTGTCTTGCCGATGAGCGCCGATATGTCAGCGGCGAAAACCGCGTTGAAATGGCAATCATCTGTTCGGGCATCGATGTCGACCAGCACATCAACAAATCCGTCAATGCCTGGCTGCGTGAAGCCTATAATCGCGGCATCGCCATCGGCAGCCTCTGTACCGCCGCGCATATCCTCGCGCAGGCCGGTCTCTTGAACGGCAAACGCTGTGCGATCCACTGGGAGAACCTGCCTGGTTTTTCCGAAGCCTTCCCGCAGGTGGAAGTCTATGCCGATCTCTTCGAGGTCGACAGCAACATCTATACCTGCGCCGGCGGCACCGCATCGCTCGATATGATGCTGAGCCTTATCGGTCAGGATTTCGGCGAAAATCTTGTCAACCGCGTCTGCGAGCAGCAATTGACGGACCGGGTGCGCAGCCCCAACGACCGCCAGCGCCTGCCGCTGCGTGCGCGCCTCGGCGTTCAGAATAGCAAGGTCCTGTCGATCATCGAATTGATGGAAGGCAATCTGTCCGAGCCGCTGTCACTGCTCGACATCGCCGATGCGGCCGATCTGTCGCGCCGACAGGTGGAGCGTCTCTTCCGGCAGGAAATGGGCCGCTCACCCGCCCGCTACTATCTTGAAATCCGCCTGGACCGCGCCCGCCACCTGCTGGTGCAATCGGCCATGCCGGTGGTCGAGGTTGCCGTTGCCTGCGGTTTCGTCTCCGCTTCGCATTTCTCCAAGTGTTATCGCGAAATCTACAATCGCACGCCGCAACAGGAACGGGCGGAACGCAAGCTGCTGATCAGCGCTTCACGGATGGCAACGGCGAGCCAGGGCAAAGCCGCGCACTGA